The genomic region CCGCGGGATCTTCTCCACCGGCTTTCCCAGCAAGTTCCCCGCAGCCCGCCCGGTCCAGGCGTTCAGCACTCTGCGGCTCAGGTCGTCTGCCTGCCCGGCGAGCAACGGCAGGGAAGGGATCGCTGATGGCGACCACTCGGGCGATCGCGCGTCCAGTTCCTCCAGCAACTGCCGGGCCAAGGCTCGCAGGCCGGGGCCGGCCGGGGTGTCCGAGGCGCCGGAGGCCGGGGCCTCGGTGGAGCCGCCGGCCTGCGACCAGCGGGACTCGACGTCGGCCACGTCGACGCCTTCGGCGCGGGACTGCGCCAGCTGGTGCGGCAGCAGGTCCTCGGGCTGCACCCACGTCATCCTCATCGGAACCGATCCTCCTGTTGCACCAGGCGAAACGCGCACCTGGTCACGTCCGAGGCGACGGCGTGACAGTCCGTCGCATGCTTCCGTCCGCCCGTCGCCTGGACGCCGTCCAAGTCGTCGTGCACGACGTCAACGACCACGGCTACTCGCGGATCGTGGAGCTCGAGGCGTTCGACAGCTGACATCGCTCAGGCCAGCGCGTCCAGCGCGGCGGTCCGCCGGGCCCACCGCTCGGCGTCCGCCGCGCGCAGGTCCAGCGCGACCGACGCCATCACCCGGCCGGGCTCGACCAGATCCGTCCTGCTCGCCGTCGCGATCTCCTCCGCCCAGTCCCCCGGTACGCCGGTTCGCCCGCTCAGCGCGCCGGTCACCGCACCGGCCATCGACGCGATCGAGTCGGCGTCACGCCCGTAGTTCGTCCCGCCGAGCACTGCCTCCCGGACGTCGCCACCCGACACCAGGACGAACCCCAGCGCCACCGGCAGCTCCTCGATCGCCTTGGTCCGGCTCGGCCGCCGGGCGTCGAGCGACTGGTCGCGGTAGTCCGGACCGACGGTGTCGAACGGCTCGACCGCCTTGCGCAGTACCGGAATCGCCTCGCGCCAGTCACTCAGCCCCTGCGCGGCCTCGGCGACAGCCGCGACCGCCGCCCGGGTGCCGTCCTTGGCCAGCTCGAGCGCGGCGCCGACCGCCGACGCGGCCGTTGCCCCCGGCACCATCGCGGCGGCGACGGCGGCCGCGAACACCCCGGCCGCCTCCCGCCCGTAGCTGGACTGGTGCGCCCCGGCGAGGTCGATCGCCTCGGCGTACGCGCCGGCGGGATCACCGGCGTTGGCGATGCCGACCGGCGCGACGTACATCGCCGCCCCGCAGTTCACGATGTTGCCGACGCCGGCCTCGCGCGGGTCGACGTGCCCGTAGTGCAACCTGGCCACCAGCCACTTCTCGGCGAGGAAGACGCGCTGCAGCAGCAACGCGTCCGCCTCGAGCTCCGGCACCCAGCGCCGGCCGGTCAGCATCTTCGGCACCAGCGAGTCGGCGATCGCGTACGCGTCCAGGTGGGCGCGGCGCTCGGCGTACACCTCGACCAGCGCGTGCGTCATCAACGTGTCGTCGGTGATGTGCCCATCGCCCTTGTGGTACGGCGCGATCGGCCGCGCGTTGCGCCAGTCCTCGTACCAGGGGCCGACGATGCCGGTCACCCAGCCGCCATGCCGTTCCCGGATCGCCTCCGGGGTCCAGCCCTCGACCGCGCCGCCGATCGCGTCGCCGACGGCGGAGCCGAGCAGGGCCCCGACCGACCTGTCCTCCAGTGCGGTGCCACCTGTGTCAGGCATCAGCTGTTGACCTGGCCCCACCCGTCGTTCAGCTTCCGGCCGAGCGTCGCGAGGTCGATCTTGTTCGCCAGGAACTCCTGCAGCGCCGGAGTGGCGATCTGGTCCTTCCACTTCGGGTAGTTCTCTACACTCTGGAACGGGGCCTTGGTCAGCTCGGACCCGCCGGCCAGCGTCTGGGTCCAGCCGTTCTTTCCGCCGGTGGCCTGCTGGATCTTGTCCCGGGCCGCCTGCGTGGTCGGGATCAGCCAGTCACCCTGCCCCACCGCCGCCAGGTTCTCGGCCTGCATGAAGTAGTCGATGAACTTGGCCGACTGCTCGATGTGCTTGCCCTCGGCAGGGACCGACAGGGTCTGCGGGTTCGCCGCCTGCTTCTCGCTGGTGCCCTTCAGCGGCGGCAGCACCTCCCACTGGAAGCCCTTCGGCGCCTGCTCGGCCATCTGCTGGGCGGTGTAGTTGCCGGCCACCACCATCGCGTACTTGCCGCCGAAGAAGCCCGGCAGCACGTCGGAGCCGCTCTGGGTCAGCGACGTCGGGTCGATCGACTTGTCGGTGTAGGCCATCGCGTGGATCCGCTTCGGCACCTCGAGCTCGGCGTCGCCGATCTTCGCCTTGGCGTCGCGGCCGGAGCCCTCGAAGAAGGCCCCGTCGAAGTTCATGCCCAGGTTCAGCACGGTCGCGGTCGGGCTCTTCAGGCCCCAGCCGAGGCCGTACTTGCCGTTCCCGGTCAGCTTCTTGGCGTTCGCGGCCAGCTGGTCCCAGCTGAGCGAGTCGCCGGTGGCCGAGACGCCCGCCTGCTTGAGCAACGCGGAGTTGCCGAACACGACGTACGACTGCAGCAGGGTCGGCGCCGCGACGATCTTGCCGTCGCCGCTCTTCACGGTGTCCCAGACCCCGGCCGGCACGGCGTCCTTGGTCTGCTGGCTCAGGTACGGCGTGAGGTCGGCCAGGTAGCCCTGGTTCGCGAAGCCGGTGATGTCGGCGGACTCGTCGTGAATGATGTCCGGCGCGGTGCCGCCCTGGAACTGGGTGACCAACTGGTCGTGCACCGAGTCCCAGCTGCCCTGCACGTACTCCACCTGGATGTCGGGGTTGGCCGCGTTCCAGTCGGCGACGATCTTCTTCGTCGCCGCGACCGTGGTCTTCTGGAAGGCCAGGCTCTGGAACTTCAGCGTCACCTTCTCCCCCGACCCGTCGCCGCCGGAGGTGTTGTCGCTTCCGCCGCCGCAGGCCGCGAGCGCCACCGCAGCGCCCGCCGCCAGCAGGGCGGTCACCAGTTTCTTGTACATGTTCTCTCCTCAGGGGAAGGCGGTCAGCCTTTGACGGCGCCGGACAGCAGACCGGACACCAGCCG from Kribbella flavida DSM 17836 harbors:
- a CDS encoding ADP-ribosylglycohydrolase family protein, translating into MPDTGGTALEDRSVGALLGSAVGDAIGGAVEGWTPEAIRERHGGWVTGIVGPWYEDWRNARPIAPYHKGDGHITDDTLMTHALVEVYAERRAHLDAYAIADSLVPKMLTGRRWVPELEADALLLQRVFLAEKWLVARLHYGHVDPREAGVGNIVNCGAAMYVAPVGIANAGDPAGAYAEAIDLAGAHQSSYGREAAGVFAAAVAAAMVPGATAASAVGAALELAKDGTRAAVAAVAEAAQGLSDWREAIPVLRKAVEPFDTVGPDYRDQSLDARRPSRTKAIEELPVALGFVLVSGGDVREAVLGGTNYGRDADSIASMAGAVTGALSGRTGVPGDWAEEIATASRTDLVEPGRVMASVALDLRAADAERWARRTAALDALA
- a CDS encoding ABC transporter substrate-binding protein; the encoded protein is MYKKLVTALLAAGAAVALAACGGGSDNTSGGDGSGEKVTLKFQSLAFQKTTVAATKKIVADWNAANPDIQVEYVQGSWDSVHDQLVTQFQGGTAPDIIHDESADITGFANQGYLADLTPYLSQQTKDAVPAGVWDTVKSGDGKIVAAPTLLQSYVVFGNSALLKQAGVSATGDSLSWDQLAANAKKLTGNGKYGLGWGLKSPTATVLNLGMNFDGAFFEGSGRDAKAKIGDAELEVPKRIHAMAYTDKSIDPTSLTQSGSDVLPGFFGGKYAMVVAGNYTAQQMAEQAPKGFQWEVLPPLKGTSEKQAANPQTLSVPAEGKHIEQSAKFIDYFMQAENLAAVGQGDWLIPTTQAARDKIQQATGGKNGWTQTLAGGSELTKAPFQSVENYPKWKDQIATPALQEFLANKIDLATLGRKLNDGWGQVNS